One window of Corynebacterium accolens genomic DNA carries:
- a CDS encoding carboxylesterase/lipase family protein produces MPYPQENQRDTGDFYSEESTAAARLRAMRAHERARKAHEQAQNAYADELTVRTTSGWVRGVIEEDLRVDRPISAGPVRTWRGIPFGASTAGDNRFRAPRPAPRWDGVRDCSQFGPIAPQPTYSWTDRIVGSEDCLYLDIVRPRTEEKLPVVVYLHGGSFIMGSSHMLMLRGFELATRMNVVYVSINFRLNALGYLDLRSLGGECSANPAVADQILALNWVRDNIAAFGGDPDSVTLMGESAGGAAVLALMTSPTAEGLFHRAIAQSPPIALVHSRAQSTLWARELARRAGLPRRVSVDDLRQEDCADVVRSGQSMMWRAGELLHLNSCYAPTVDGELLPEHPITAFEQGHQHKIPLLIGTNSDEASFGKFLFQRQSARERAALRLLASYDPHHAPEVVAAYRGAVRREDFAHLLADALFWAPSTRIASAHSEVADTWMYRFDFASAVLKWLGLGAMHSMELGNVFGDPQSSRASLLTGWGSRAEMEELTSTMQDHWAAFIHGGSPKAQWPRYESGERATMIFDEQAYIVHAPNDGRRKAWEDYHMVEWGSGRPELVRSLGFQPHRRD; encoded by the coding sequence ATGCCTTACCCGCAGGAAAATCAACGTGACACTGGGGACTTTTATTCCGAAGAGTCCACCGCTGCCGCGCGCTTGCGGGCCATGCGCGCACACGAGCGCGCCCGTAAGGCCCACGAACAGGCACAGAACGCCTACGCGGATGAGCTCACCGTGCGCACGACCTCCGGCTGGGTGCGCGGGGTCATCGAAGAAGACCTGCGAGTAGATCGCCCCATCAGCGCCGGTCCGGTGCGCACATGGCGCGGCATTCCCTTCGGCGCCTCTACGGCCGGCGACAACCGCTTCCGCGCCCCGCGCCCAGCACCGCGCTGGGACGGGGTGCGCGATTGCAGTCAGTTCGGGCCAATCGCCCCACAGCCCACGTACTCCTGGACCGACCGCATCGTCGGCTCCGAGGATTGCCTGTACCTCGACATCGTGCGCCCCCGCACGGAGGAAAAGCTGCCCGTCGTGGTGTACTTGCACGGCGGCAGTTTCATCATGGGCTCGTCCCACATGCTCATGCTGCGCGGGTTTGAGCTCGCCACCCGCATGAACGTGGTCTACGTATCCATCAACTTCCGCCTCAACGCCCTGGGATATCTGGATCTGCGCAGCCTCGGCGGCGAGTGCAGCGCCAACCCCGCCGTGGCGGATCAGATTCTGGCCCTTAACTGGGTTCGCGACAATATCGCTGCCTTTGGCGGTGACCCAGACTCGGTCACCCTCATGGGCGAATCCGCCGGCGGCGCCGCGGTGCTGGCGCTCATGACCAGCCCGACGGCCGAGGGGCTCTTCCACCGCGCCATTGCCCAATCCCCACCGATTGCGCTGGTGCATTCCCGCGCCCAATCCACCTTGTGGGCCCGCGAACTTGCGCGCCGGGCGGGCCTGCCGCGCCGGGTGAGCGTGGATGACCTGCGCCAGGAGGACTGCGCGGATGTGGTGCGCTCCGGCCAATCCATGATGTGGCGCGCCGGCGAGCTACTGCACTTAAACTCCTGCTACGCGCCCACGGTGGACGGCGAGCTTCTGCCCGAGCACCCCATCACCGCCTTTGAGCAGGGCCACCAGCACAAAATCCCGCTGCTGATAGGCACGAATTCGGATGAAGCCAGCTTTGGCAAGTTCCTCTTTCAGCGCCAAAGCGCCCGGGAGCGTGCAGCCCTGCGGCTCTTGGCCTCCTACGATCCCCACCACGCCCCTGAGGTCGTTGCCGCATATCGCGGCGCGGTCCGCAGGGAGGATTTTGCGCACTTGCTTGCCGATGCCCTCTTCTGGGCACCCTCCACCCGCATCGCCAGCGCCCACTCTGAAGTGGCCGATACCTGGATGTACCGCTTCGACTTCGCCTCTGCCGTCTTGAAGTGGCTGGGCTTAGGTGCCATGCACTCGATGGAATTGGGCAATGTCTTTGGCGATCCCCAATCCTCGCGCGCCTCCCTGTTAACCGGCTGGGGCTCGCGGGCCGAGATGGAGGAATTGACCTCCACCATGCAGGATCACTGGGCCGCGTTCATCCACGGCGGCAGCCCGAAGGCGCAGTGGCCGCGCTATGAGAGCGGTGAGCGCGCGACCATGATCTTTGATGAACAGGCCTATATCGTGCACGCCCCCAACGACGGTCGCCGCAAGGCGTGGGAGGATTACCACATGGTGGAGTGGGGAAGTGGCCGCCCAGAGCTAGTGCGCTCTCTTGGTTTCCAACCACACCGGAGGGATTAG